From one Plantibacter flavus genomic stretch:
- a CDS encoding DUF4438 family protein has protein sequence MSSIIANNLLGFVEHAGLTPMVSYRIDRDGHPYVPIGDGGVVLGVHLGDSVFASDTDHVAPGVTLVHPDAGSRFGLTSFACIGNRATVRSGAATGATGSVVGKRGEAGRVIVSFDDETMAALLPGDRIAVHAMGQGLRREDLPEEIVLLNIDPALLDALPLRVEDGVAGFDVVGVLPGKVAGNGIGRPAHQWDVDLAVVPESPELAGVDMRLGDLFAVEHLDVRHNMGYRRDWITVGIIVHGGSPMPGHGPGFVPIACGPRSVLQPRIVSEEAGGVRPALTAERLAAVAPWPTD, from the coding sequence ATGAGCTCGATCATCGCCAACAACCTGCTCGGCTTCGTCGAGCACGCCGGCCTCACCCCCATGGTGTCGTACCGGATCGACCGCGACGGGCACCCCTACGTGCCGATCGGCGACGGCGGGGTCGTCCTCGGCGTGCACCTGGGAGACTCGGTCTTCGCCTCAGACACCGACCACGTCGCACCCGGGGTCACGCTCGTGCACCCGGACGCCGGGTCGCGCTTCGGACTGACGTCCTTCGCCTGCATCGGGAACCGCGCGACCGTCCGGTCCGGCGCGGCGACGGGGGCGACGGGGTCCGTCGTCGGCAAGCGCGGCGAGGCGGGCCGGGTCATCGTCTCCTTCGACGACGAGACGATGGCCGCCCTGCTGCCCGGGGACCGGATCGCGGTGCACGCCATGGGTCAGGGGCTGCGCCGCGAGGACCTGCCCGAGGAGATCGTCCTGCTGAACATCGACCCCGCCCTGCTCGACGCGCTTCCACTGCGCGTCGAGGACGGTGTCGCCGGCTTCGACGTGGTCGGGGTGCTGCCGGGCAAGGTGGCCGGGAACGGTATCGGCCGACCCGCGCACCAGTGGGACGTCGACCTCGCCGTGGTGCCGGAATCGCCCGAACTCGCCGGGGTCGACATGCGGCTCGGGGACCTGTTCGCGGTCGAGCACCTCGACGTCCGCCACAACATGGGGTACCGGCGCGACTGGATCACCGTGGGGATCATCGTCCACGGCGGCTCGCCCATGCCCGGTCACGGTCCCGGATTCGTGCCGATCGCCTGCGGTCCTCGATCGGTCCTCCAGCCCCGGATCGTCAGCGAGGAGGCAGGCGGTGTCCGGCCTGCGCTCACGGCGGAGCGGCTCGCGGCGGTCGCGCCCTGGCCGACCGACTGA